acttttccacactggctacattcataaggcttttccccagtgtggattctctgatatTAGCTTAGATGTCATTTCTGCAAAAAACCTTTGCCACACTGGTTACATTCACAAAGTTTTTCCCCCaagtggattctctgatgtccaATTAGATGTGATTTCCAGGGAAAAGCTTTTTCACAGTGCTTACACTCATAAGGCTTTCCCCTGGTGTGGACTTTCTGATGTCTGATTACCTCTGATTTCCaggaaaaagcttttccacactggttacattcataaggcttttccccagtgtggattctctgatgtctgatTAGACGTGATTTCACGGGAAAAGCTTTGCCACACTGCTCACACTCATAAGGCTTTTCTCCCaagtggattctctgatgcctgATTAGCTCTGATTTCCGGAAAAAACCTtctccacactggctacattcataaggcttttccccagtgtggattctctgatgtctgatTAGATGTGATTTCCGGaaaaaagctttcccacactgTTTACACCCATAAGGCTTTTCCccggtgtggattctctgatgtctgatTAGCTCTGATTCCCAGGGAAacgcttttccacactggctacattgatgaggtttttccccagtgtggatacTCTGATGTCTGATTAGATGTGATTTCACGGAAAAAGCTTTACCACActcgctacattcataaggcttttccccagtgtggattctctgatgtctgttTAGCTGTGATTTCCCggaaaaggcttttccacactcactacattgataaggcttttccccagtgtggattcgcCGATGTGTGATTAGGGATGACTTTGAAGtaaaagctttcccacactcactacattcataaggtttttccccagtgtggattcgcCGATGTGTGATTAGGGATGACTTCAatgtaaaagcttttccacagtgGCTACATTCATAAGACTTTTTCCCAGGGTAGATTCTCTGATGTCTGTTGAGAGATAATTGCTGGTAAAAGGCTTTTCCAACCTCAGCACATTCATTTGCCTTCTCTCCAGTCTGAAGTATCTGATCTCCagtgagttctgacttctgacacATGTTTTCTTTGCATTCATTACACACATAGAAACTTGCTCCTATGTCAGTTCTCTGATTGGTTGTAAGGTAAGATTTATAGGTAAAAGATTTTTTACAGTAGCCACATATACACTGATGTCTTCCTGCTTGGGTAATCTGATTTACTTTCACATCTGTTTCATACACAAGAGATTTCTCACTCTTGAAACGTTCATGCAGTTTCTCTCCTGATTGTGTTTGCTGATGTGTGCCAAAGTTAGGATTGTTATGGAACATTTTACATTCAACCTGTATTTTTTCTCCACAATTAACAGCTTGCTTATTACATGAGTCACTGATGTAAACCTTCTCACACATAACGAGTAACTTCTTCCTGATGAAAGGTTTTGCTTTCCCATTGTGTTCAAAAGACTGCTGACAAACGTGCATCTTGTCATGCCGACTGAGATTTTCCCTACTCTGGACGTTGTTGTCAGGCACATCAGAGGAATGCTTTGTTCCAAATGGCATTTCATCAGACTTCCTAGCATAAAGAaagaacacattttgaaataaatgatgCTGCATTTCCTCTCCTTTCAAAAGGCACGTCAACTCTGAGCTCTCCTGGGAGGAGCTTTCATCCCTCACCTCTCCCAAGTTTACCAGGTCACTGAGCAAGTAGAAATTCTGTCTGCACTTGTTTCCCAGTTTCTGTTTTTATACTAAGCTCAGGAAAGAAccactgagctttcctggtaacatcCGCTCTGGTGTGCAACATGGAGTTGAAAAAGACTTATGCTTCTTAGACCAGAGCAATGTGGTTtgactcagcagacagaagatttcatAAGTTTTGTCTGCCTTCCCTCCAGTGGGACGGACCCTGTGAAAATCACCCTGGGCACTCCGTGGCTCTGCGTAAACATGAACACATCCACCATCCCCCACACACAATATTTGCCTAGCTCTGGCTAAAGCTTCAGATGGATTCTTCTTCTAGGCAGATAGGCAGCAGTTTGGGACAAAAAAGGCTCTAATTACCAACTGCCTACTGTATGAACTTTTCCTATCCCCTCAGTTTTTGTTTTGGTAACCAtgctctgggtgtgtgtgttggaaaaATCTTGAGGAAGAATAACAGTCCCCACTTTCCTGCATGATTTGAAACTCCCAAGGTGGATCCTGAATGGTAACCACCTGAAATGGCACCCGAGTTCTGGGCTCCTTTCTCATGTTTCAGGTTGGTTTATCCTCAGTAGAGGAAGGATGAGCCTCCTGGTCCCCCAAATTATTTTACTTGGGTTTGATCCGCTGAAATGACTTATGTGAGTCTTTGGATGACCCCCTCCACACTTCACAGATGAACTGAGACAAGACTAGTCTCTTTATTTTGTCATTTGGTTCAATTCTACCACCCATGTCCATGTGGTTTTCCAACTCTGAGACCTGAACAGTCATAGAATGGCAGGGGTGCTTTTGGAGCTGTGGAGTGGGAGCTATTTCCTGGTGGCTTGAGAGGAAACCAATGGAAATGCTTTACACACAGGTTGCTGCCAGGACAAGAAAGGGTCTGGGGACACTTAAAAACCTAAGACCCTTCTGAAAAAcattggtgtctctctctccttccattcaATAGTCACCCCATCTCCTGGCTATCTCCCCCCAAAAATACTATTTCATACTCTGTTCTTTCTACATTAACCTGGtcactttgtaaataaaacttctgtctgaaaaagaaagaatgaaagatagaaagaaaggaaggaagaaatcatttttcttaaaCTTCTTCTTTCTATAAGTTTCATTTCATATTATGTTTCTATTATGACCACAACTAATACGAAGCATCTTTGGCAATGCAACTCTCTTTAAGCTTATTATAATTTTCATAATTACAACTTGCCTGAAGATGATTTCTTGACCTTTCTTATTACCTCCATGCAACTCATTTTTTCTGAagggatctgaaatgaggaaaaagagGCACCATATCCATGAATCACTTGTAAGTATTTGCTTTCAAATGCTCAAGTAAAAGCAATGTGATTTCTTGCTATTCTAGATACAGCAGATTTTAATATCAGTAAAATGTGGACATTAATGAGCATTAATTACAAGCACTATATCTTCTTCATAAATGCATTAATGTAAATTTCAATTACTTGGAGTTGTGTATTTTAAATTGACGGGTGGCACAGGAATTCAAACTAAGGGTTGGGATATTTTATATCACATAACAGTGACAATTTATCTTGTCTTCTCTTGGCCATTTTGTTTCAAACATAACTCCTGAGAATGCATCTTGTGTGGTGGCAGATGCTGACTCAATTGCTTGGATCAtggaaaagacaaatatttaCTTCTAGGTTTATGGTTAAAGAGAGGTAAATTTTGAAAGCCATTGCTAAAATAAACCTGTATGTGGAGACTGTAGATTGCCTATCAGCTGTCCTAttggaaaagtttaaaaaaatctgaatgaaTTCCAGAATTCTAGTCAACACTTATTGAGCTATGTATTAACTTCCCTGCCCACTATGTGCTAACCTACCTGCAATTTCCTGGTGTACAGATTtgtccactgtccatggtgccgATTCCTGCTCCAATTTGcagatcacatcaggctttgttATGTTGTACCCTGGTAATGGAAAATAATGCAGACTTTGTGAAGTCACTCTTGGTCCTACCAATGACTACACTTTATAAATTCTACTTTCATTTGTCAAGCATAAAGAAACATCTTGCTTGGGCATGACAGAATTGCACTCACCCAAAGACACTAGATTGTTATAGATCTCAAGAATCACATCCCTGTACAGAGTTCGCTGAGTATTGTCCATgatctgccattcttcctgggtaaagtccacggccacatcttcaaatgacaccaacacctataaagcacatgtctcctcagttctGCATCATTAAATCAGAAAGACTGAAAGAGCGTCGTAGGCATGTGTAATTTGCAACATTTTTTGATGCAGTATAGTTAATCTATACAACATCACAGAacgaaaacaaatgaaaatgtataTCCTGTATTACTTTGCAAATCCAGTACTACAATAAAATATCCCTTATTATTTACTCCATTAAAGGTTGTTTTCTGGAAAGATTCAGCAGTTGAAGGCATTGTTAGAATAAACCTACAAGTGGAAGACCTCATTCTGTTTGTCCTGTTATGGCCACAATTCTTTTCAACTAAATTAAATAGTCATATTAACATGGAGCAAACAGATTAACTCAGTGTCTGTAACACTAAGCTGAGTGCTTCTCAACTGGCATGTTCccatatattttctttctgtggAATTGCTTCTTtttgcaaacaaaaataatttatttttactgtaaggtcagatatatagagagaagagacagagaggaagatcttccacgcgatgattcactcctatagtgaccacaatggccagagctgtgatgATTCGATGCCATGAGCCAGGATCTTTTCCAGGTCTGaaacacaggtgcaaggtcccaggcgTTGGGATTTTGGGCCgagctcaactgctttcctaggccagaagctgagagctggaagggaagcagagctgccaggattagaactggtccccatatggcaTTCAGGCACATTCTAGGTGAggattctagccactaggccaccttgccaggcACAAGAACTGTTTCTTTTTAGAAGGATGAGATTGGGGCTTTTCTACCAATTTCTTCTCAGAAGTGGACTTTTTTTCTAGATCATTCATTTACAGGTATAGGAGTAGGAAATGAATCTGTTCTCTATTGAAACCCATAAATTGAGAACAGATTCTGTATCCACAGTTTCACTGGCtgtccatttttgatctggatctagagatgcatactgcattgtatcctcacatctggatatgataatctccattacagttactatacatccctcctaaatgaaaagctacaacacAAAATCCACAAGtagcaaaatagaaatttacaatgccatgatgttcTCAAGACGAGTTCACAGTCCAGTAGTTGTGAACTGCTCTCAATCCCACtactccaattgtgatgaaatgtctccagaatccactggctgctatggtcCATCTGAGAGCCTCCATCTGCCCTGATACTCACTGCCAATGTTGGCTGGAGTACTTGATCAATTTGCTGTctcttctgtcctctgctatggtaacagGTTTCCTCTGGAGGGTCCAATATACTGCGTTAACctacatgtgcacctggataggctgtccactgctctatctgAGACTGAGGAGGCCAAGACATAaatactccatggtcagaccacggaaACTGTAAATCTCTCCATCgttggggttctgagtgcagTGATTCAGTTAGTAGTGAATCACCAAAGAACcatcatctgaggccatcccagacctgattcttctgtgtgtttgccaatccagggtccagcacagttcaGCAACAAAATCAGCCATGCACACATTTTCGGtatttgcaattgctggatcactTTTGTCTCCAGTTCTATGTGTTACACAAACCACTGGTTGTTGGAGCTCAGACCAATCCTGCCCACAACATACTCGCCCTTCATGTAAATCAGGGCGAGATACAGTGTAGTTGGAACGACTCACAATAACCCACACTAGGCACACCCCCTACACTtcggttcctgtgcttgccagtatgcaaaGCTGACTGGTCCCATCAGTCCCAAGTCCCAATCAGCTTTCGGAGGTttcagtgggcattgaagtccACTTCATCACAAACAGcaccactatccagtccacactggtgcagtgAGTGCCACAATCTGCTAGCCATGCCTACACCTCACAAAATTTTTCGCCCATTTGCCTGCTGATGCTGGGGCAAATTCTGACCCACCCAGGTCCACTCTGGCTTAATCATGTTCAGAAACTACATTTAGCCCAGCCTTGTTTTTCCCTGAGcaagctcacatgtaggccatcagatggCCCAGCTGGGTCTGCACCAAtctcagctctcatgttcaccagtgagagtaGTGGCCCATTAGGAGGATCCATAGAGCCCACTCTCTAGGGCCATCCCCACCACCCGCCGGATTTCACAAATGTTGGTTGGGTGTTGTGtctcagtctggcacagcctgcctcaccttggcatttgccagtgggtgctatagcctggcttggCATGGCAAAACCCCAGTTACAGCTCATGCAGTGTGTCCCAACACAGAAGCtgcccaagcttctccatcaagATGTCTTCCAATACCAAggctcatgcacaccagtgggtccagtgGCCAGCCGTACTTactccacctcctgtcccacagAAACAGTGGACATTCCTGACGGGTCCTCACCCATTCCAATTCTTGTTGTTCAGTGCTACAGTTCAGCCGATCCTGGTCCtcacccaaacacagctcacgcatggctcagaaggggcagAGATATAGCCTAGTCTGTTTTACACCCACCCTGTTTGTCCTGAGCACCCGTAGGTgtgcagtctagcccagtccagcacaTCCCAGACACAGCCTACACACATGCAGACGGATCCTGCAGCAATACTAGACCAGACTGCAGCTCCCAGTTTGACCAACAGGAAATCACACTCTGGCCAGGGCGTCCCATTTGCTCCACAaccaggcctcttaccatccccagatcttgcacataccagcgactgctctgacccagcctggcatagcccctcatctgtcgGCCTTTACGTTTGGATACTGCAGTGTGGCATGATCTAGCCAGGCCTAGTCAAaatctcgctggtgggtgctgctacCAGGCCCTGCTCAGCTTGCTTCCATCTGCAGCTCAGGCAAACCAGGTGTGATGCCCTACCctggcatgacctgtactccagcctggATTCTGCACTAGCCAGGGCAGAGATTTGCTGGGTCCTGCTCAGTCCACCCCCTTTGAAAACCAACTCCAGCACTTCCCAActgatggagctaccttgcccagcttgcccaatgctaggtctggaacacatgctcaccagtgggatctatgcccctgcagaggagtttcccaggttacCCATCTCAGCCAAAACCCAGACaaagatctcacatgtgccagtaggTATTAGGTCCTTGCCCAACATAACCTGCCCCTCCATGTTGGCCTTTGTGttagctggtggatgttgtagccCGGCCTGCCCTACaccctacaccctgttttagCATGCACAAGCAGGTGCTGAAGTTTATTAGAGAAACAAAATGCAGCTGCATACAGAACTATCTTCTTGCAACAGGTAACTAGCATCAGCCAGTCACAGCCTGACAGttacagaaaatatacatataagcGAGATGCCATGCTGTAACACACCTTCATTTTGTATACGTGTTGGAAGGTAACCAGTTATCTgttgtgttttctctttttgctAGTTATTTATTCacacattttaatataaaagcAGATGTAATGTAATTGATATACGTAATTCTAACAGGAGAATGATTCCACGTTTGTATCTTTCCTTTTAaaccagctttttaaaatatttgagtaaaataacatgttttaaatttacaTCAGACTCAAGATTCTCATTTTCTCATTAATGATTACAAGGAAAGTAAAATGACCATAGTTTAAGAGGAAAtgggtaaaaataaaatgaaatgatgagTTGCAATCACATATAATTTACaaacacagatcattaaaactatagtagaATATTGGGCATGATGTgacaggctagtggctaaagtcctcgccttacatgcaccaggattccatatggtgccCCGTCTAATCCTGacacccctgcttcccacctggctacctgcttgtggtctgggaaagcagtcgaggacagcccaagcctttgagactctgaacccatgttggagacctgggcgagacttctggctcctggcttcagatcggcacaactccagccactgcggtaatttgggggagtgaattaagtggttgaaggatctttttctctgtctctcctcctctcagtgtatatgactgcaataaaaaaatacatctttttaaaaatagattcttaTTTCGAATTTTGAATTATATGAtataatttcatataggctgggattcaactccaaactcccaccccccccatcagattttccccattttgttacaatagtgtagtccttcataaggaatcataattctatcagtctcttatgtaAGTGTAGCCcaacactgttggtacagacaatgtcagataatCCAGCAtttcattgtctacacatgtccaacagtttcactgggaatccagcTGGCATGCAggaatgcatgttccattatgccccatgtctgtatatgatagaccacagtactctatcactatacatttgCATAAGTGGGAAGTCATGAAAATAGGTAAAAAACTggcatgagttagaacagccataacaacaacaacaacaaaaacttacaGCACCTTGAAAAAACATGCCAATGATTAACGAACACTAGGGTGATAATCCATGAGCCCGTATAATCCATGAGCCCGTGAAGAatttgacaaaagaaaagaaattatttggaataagcCAAACTGAGAAACTTCCATCAGCCTGCTGGTGGTTGGTGGGTCCCAGGCTGGGGAGTCTCCATGCTCGGATCTCTGACTCAAGCCAATAAATGCACGTGGAGTGCTGTGTCCGGGCCTACCAGGGCTCCATGGGCTGCTCCCTTTAGTGTACTCACCCCAGAttttttggattatttttttgTATGGGGAATCTAAAATATAATGGCAAAGGTGTGGTTTAATTGCCAggaatgttgttgttgttattattattattttaataatcttatttaggtgattaggatacaaagggtcaagggctacaggaaagtgggtaacaccattgtttccacagtaatatcatcattttcttccCTGTATccggggtcaggggagaaacaaagggaaaagccccacccagcctcacacCCATCCCAGGTAACTGATGTGAGCCATGCTCCAAGGgacctgctcaagtagttttgatagttcaacagttatgaattgctgccaaaccTGCcattccaaacaaaatgaaatctatgcagaatccactagctgacataatctcttcatggcttgggttctgagatcagcagtccagttggagggatctccaaagaaacttcatctgagatgatcccaaacctgacttTTATGTGAGTGCTTGCCAGTGCAGCGTCCAGCACCATCTGCTGCCCAAATCAGCTTAttcacatgctggtcattgcaattgctgggtcagttctgtttccagccctgtcttccacttgaaccaatggttGCTGTAGTCCAGTCGATCCTGTCCACTGCATACTAAGTCATCATGCAAACCagcgggagctacagcctagttggggtgactccccataaacCCTACCAGGTCtacctcctaccctggttcccatgcatgccagtatgtactgcaggcttgttcagtctttCCCACCCTCCAGTTAACTCTCATAttttcaatgggcattgaaacctagttcaacctaTCAACCTACTatccacccacacacatactgggaggtgcctttctgtctagccaccctgtccctgtcctggttttcgtgctctccattggaagtggtaacccaagaaggaggtgcccactaacCCCCTACTAGGCCACTAAAACTTCTAGATTGTGCACTCTGCAGATGGTTctggaatttaacttgacagaattatgtcccagtgccagcctctgctagctgatgctgcgaaAAGCCCAACCTACCCTCAGCCACTCTaagttttgcttgcaccagtcacaacagtcagcccaatctggtccttccctaatctagatcacatgaggcccacaggtgttgtagccctgcctggtctggtctgccaccatcctaactcatgctctccagtgtgagtggttgtccagcagtgAAACCCACGTTCcactgccagctttgcctcctctcccccccccaccctgtttctcacatgtgctgtttggacCCTTCAACCACATCTGGTGCAACtcaactcatcttttttttttttccaggtcacCAAGCTGTTTTTATTAGGGCAAGTGTGTCTACGTCCCATAACTGATTTCACCTGCGAGCCAGAGCGGAGCAGTGTCTCCCCTACATGGGCCTCTCCCAGGGTCTGGTCACGACATGCCACCACAGTGGGGGCAAATCCCCTTCCTTCCGGGCAGGGGGCAAAGCTTCTGTCTTGGGACCACCAGGTGGGGTTTCGTCCTGCAGCTGCTTAACCTCTTGTCCCCAGCTTTCCTGCTGCAGCTTCTTCCACTGCTCCCTCTTGGCGAAGTAATCAGGATACATGGCCTTCTCCGAAGGATGCCAGTAATCCAGGCACCAGTCTGGAACCTTATAGCACTCATATCGCTCATAGGAGGTGCCCCCAGGAGAGTCGGGGAAGATGTACGGCTGGGGGTGCTGACTGCACCAGaactcttcctctgcctccttcagCAGCTGGGTGGCTTTCATCATGTCCTTCTCATTCTTGTGTTCATCAAACCGCGCTCTCATCAAACATGCAAAGTACCGGTACTTGTCCCTGTGGATGCACCACGACTCGAGGTGACGCAGGGCACGCTTGTAGAGCCGCAGCACCTTCTGCTGGTGCGTCAGGTAGGCCCCGGTGGCCGACAGCGCCATGGCGGCCGTCCCTCAGCCGGCCGACTGCCTCAACTCatctttttaatttgcatttttaacgtgcactggtatgtgttgcaaccaaagcTGGCCTGCTCCACACCCtatgctggtgctcagattcgccagcatgTGATGTGAATAagttcagcctgatctgccccccacctatgctaGTGTATGCTGGTGAGTATTTTCCTCTGGACTGCTCCTTATTGTAGTTCTgctgctcacctgtagggactgtgttcccTCCTTCAAAACCTCTCCCTATGACAGATCTTGTGTACACTGGTAGGTCCATGGGTCAgtcctcattgctggccttcaacccattctggtttttctgttggatgtttcatcccagccacagcttgtccatacccagacactgctcacacatggctcagtagaggcaGAGACCCAGTCTACCCAGGTTGTCTAGAgccccagatggtgctggcgtctagcccagcttggtgtgctcagtcccagtccacacttctgccaagggagattacagtcatttccagaccagaacgcagccacCACACCTTCCGTGGGAATTCCAActcagcaagggtgtactctcacagctcccctaccaagtctattcccagccctagattacacgcattccagtgtttgctctgacccagttggcttaccCCCTCACCTGTCTCCGCCTTTGCCTTCAttgctgtggcctagtattcctgcctcatgcagaccagttgctGTAAGAGCCTAGGTCGAAATGACACGTGCTGATTTCTGTTCTGTtgtgtgagttgaggtttgcttgccCCTGCCCAGTGTGCCCTCTTCCCCACACTGTATTTTAGGATACATCTTTGGGTGGTGTATTTTAGCTAGGCCCACCTCACATTGTATTTTAGGATacaccttcgggtggtgctgccttgacctgcccagactgttggtGCTTCCTTTAActataagtgatggcaggtgccatacAGTCACTCCTATCCTAGCCCATTGACACCCAGCTCGCAAGCTAACCTGTGGACTTCCCCCACAGTGTCTACCCcctctctcgcatgctggttagtgtcctgaccctgccaaatgggaccagtccactattccaccacccagtcaagtaatagTACCCAGCATGCCAGACaggccccatccatagctttgctGTGGAGTGCTTTGTGGCATCAGTGATGCTcaatgctaacagcccatctcaggattcccaattgggctggtgaatcagtctggcccaaacagatcttatggaTACTCCCTTGCAAACCATCAGGTCCCCACAACACCCCGAAAGTTCCATGACcacattgctgggaatcacccagaattcatctctcacctacactaaaactggccttattcatgggtgttcctaggcagcaattgcatatcctaaaaaccccagagtcaAGGACTCaatcactgccttttggcagtggctaTGGCCTGAGCCCCTAGCATTGGGTCCCACCAGGCAGGGACACCCCCACAGCAGCCACAATGCAGGGAGCTgtagttgcccccaaccccaagggaaaggactgagcataagctgagctgggagtgaactcatttctgactaaGCGAACTGCAACAaaatggcattctacaggttccacccaacacaggtctgggtagtcctcagatctgatggtcagcagatcaagaactctagtagtggcacatcaggtgccactttatacactgtggcaatagctttaggactgcaggggacaacagtgaactgcgcacgtactgagctcacgagaactcccTGAGCTCTGTCCACtacactggtcccgcaggaaaataatacagactgtgGCGtcataccagtcaaaataggtccgtgtggcacccagatctaacatcgaacaggttccaacaagctcagcaccaccaacaacctaaccatataggacacctggtgtctctctaattctgggacctgctccaaccggcaGTGGAAGAAACGTTGTACAGATAACATGCAGCCTCAACACCGtctcacaggaggtggagactggtgagcaagagttggggctgtggagaccatggtggaaatctaacataagatcccagacctggaactcgctggaggtagtggcacaagtggctccaagcaaagagttgtgtaccaactgtaataagtaaaatcgcattgtagacctgtgggtgacacagcttagaaacctgccccaaggagaagaatatgCTAACTggaagtacaatgaccaggagcaaaatagaagtacaatggagagtctccaaaatagaatgaggcaaccagaagaaagcatctcagaattggcagatatttcctgtcatcagggggaagcaaacgaaa
This portion of the Ochotona princeps isolate mOchPri1 chromosome 23, mOchPri1.hap1, whole genome shotgun sequence genome encodes:
- the LOC101534217 gene encoding LOW QUALITY PROTEIN: zinc finger protein 260-like (The sequence of the model RefSeq protein was modified relative to this genomic sequence to represent the inferred CDS: substituted 2 bases at 2 genomic stop codons), translating into MLPRLENTSTPSVLVSFEDVAVDFTQEEWQIMDNTQRTLYRDVILEIYNNLVSLGYNITKPDVICKLEQESAPWTVDKSVHQEIADPFRKNELHGGNKKGQEIIFRQSDEMPFGTKHSSDVPDNNVQSRENLSRHDKMHVCQQSFEHNGKAKPFIRKKLLVMCEKVYISDSCNKQAVNCGEKIQVECKMFHNNPNFGTHQQTQSGEKLHERFKSEKSLVYETDVKVNQITQAGRHQCICGYCKKSFTYKSYLTTNQRTDIGASFYVCNECKENMCQKSELTGDQILQTGEKANECAEVGKAFYQQLSLNRHQRIYPGKKSYECSHCGKAFTLKSSLITHRRIHTGEKPYECSECGKAFTSKSSLITHRRIHTGEKPYQCSECGKAFSGKSQLNRHQRIHTGEKPYECSECGKAFSVKSHLIRHQSIHTGEKPHQCSQCGKAFPWESELIRHQRIHTGEKPYGCKQCGKAFFRKSHLIRHQRIHTGEKPYECSQCGEGFFRKSELIRHQRIHLGEKPYECEQCGKAFPVKSRLIRHQRIHTGEKPYECNQCGKAFSWKSEVIRHQKVHTRGKPYECKHCEKAFPWKSHLIGHQRIHLGEKLCECNQCGKGFLQKXHLSXYQRIHTGEKPYECSQCGKVLVTNHA
- the LOC131483114 gene encoding NADH dehydrogenase [ubiquinone] 1 beta subcomplex subunit 9-like, encoding MALSATGAYLTHQQKVLRLYKRALRHLESWCIHRDKYRYFACLMRARFDEHKNEKDMMKATQLLKEAEEEFWCSQHPQPYIFPDSPGGTSYERYECYKVPDWCLDYWHPSEKAMYPDYFAKREQWKKLQQESWGQEVKQLQDETPPGGPKTEALPPARKEGDLPPLWWHVVTRPWERPM